Part of the Orcinus orca chromosome 5, mOrcOrc1.1, whole genome shotgun sequence genome, CACCTAGTGAACACGATGTTGGGAGAGCCAAACACAGCTTTCCTGGGTCCACTGGGGAAACGCCAAAGGGGAGGTTGGAAATCTTGGAAGTTTACAAGCCACAGCCTGACAGAatgaaaaggacaagaaaaaaaaaaaaattagagtagCTCCTTGCAAGAAATTAGCTGAAGGCCTGCCTTTCTTTCCTGCCCTTCGTCCACCCCAAACAAGACCCAAATCAAGCTAGTCAGAATCATTCAGAAATCACTTAATCTgtcctttaaaaaagaacaaaatgggtttctgcttttttttttttttccttctactctttAAGTcctgggaccataagtggatggtGAGTGGCAGTCCGGGAGAGGCGTCCTCAAGACCTCCACATCCCATGACTCCGGAAGCACCATTCACACCAGTCTTTGGGAATGGCGCTTCTTGGGGTTGTGCAGTGTGCAACTTGTGGGGCTGTACCAAACGGCCCTGGACCTCCTGACATCGCATGGGGCCCCTGAGGTCCCGGGGAGGGTCATCTGATGTGTGCTGTCACTGAGGTCACTGAAGGTTTCTTAGTCATGGGGGTGTAACGCCTGCAGCTGAGCAGATTTTCTGGGTCACAGGCCAGGATTTCCACCCTGGGGCTGCCGTTCCTCTTCCCTAGGTTCCTCCCCATTTTATGGGCTTCAGATGCTGCTCCTTGACCTGCTGATGGGGAAAAGCAGAATTGGAAACTGACACTAGCAAGAGACAGAGCCCTTGGCAGAGCTGTCCTCGACCATGTCCCCGTGTCACTGAGAAATCCAGCCTGGAGGGGGCACACTCCAGGGATGTGACGGATGGTACAGACGCTCACGTGTGGCTTTGCTGTGAGCCGCGCTCTGACTGAGCATGCTCCCGGGGCCACGCGGGCCTGGCACGCTCGGCTTCCTGAGCGCTGCTGGACAAAGACAGTGAACGGCCTGGAATATGTCCCCGACCTTGGCTGACTTCTAGATCCTCCAGGAAGCGTGTTTCTTCAGGAGAAGGGAGCGTCATCTCACCCTCTTCTGAAGAAACTGCCACGTGAGAGTCTAGAGAAAGATGCAGAGCTCAGAAAGGTCCAGGCTGTCTTGAGGAAGTGGCAGTGCTTTGGGCTGTGTGACCTCTAGCCCAGGCACAGTGGAAGGACCCTGGGGTCCCCACATTCCTTACCTGAGGCCATCCGTGTGTCCCTTCTGTTCCTTCAGACTTAGGGTGACAGCGGGCAGCCCCACTTGGAGCCACGCTGGAGCCCCGGGGTCTCTCTTGCTGGCCACATGCAGTGCCCGGGCAGGGACAGAGGAACAGTTCTGCACTCAGAGCTGGGATCAGCAGGGCTTTGGAAGCCACGACGCACTTGAGTGGCCTTACTGGGGACGTGGCGTCCCTGCTGCTCCCACTTGGGCTTTAGGCAGCTGAGGCCCCTCCAGCTTCACCCGGTTTGGCCGCGGAGCAGCCCTTCTAGGGAGGAGGTGTGGGGAGGCATGAACTGTCAGGGACCAGCAGCTCCTGGAGAGGAAGGCCCTGGGGGCATGGATCTGAGCCCTGGGATGCACATGGCCAACTTTTCTGTGCTGGTGGGCATGTACCACCTGTCCCCCAAGGCCCTGGGAAGCTACCTCCTTGGCCCTGTGTACCCAGGGCCGCAGGAGGAATCAGAAATCAGCCTGAATGGGCCGAGGATCTGAGGAGACCGTGAAGCCACCTTCTCGGGAGCGGAGGACCCTGCTCTTAGCTCCGGGATGTTGGGCATGAGGGTGGATGGCCTCGAGGTTGGGAGAGCTGAATGTGAGACGGAGGAGCCGGGCTGGCTGGACGTCTCCTGGTCGGTTGAGCTCATTCTGCCGGCAGGGGACCCAGCCTGGCTGGCAGTGCCCGTTGGTGTCCCTGTAGGAAGTATCTGTTTGAGCATCTTCTGTGTGTTGCTGTGAGCAGAGGGCCTGGGCTGCCCTGCAGCTCCCGGGAGGGGGCCCGTCAGCACTGCTGGGCCCCATTCTGTCTATTCTGCTGACCCAGGGGGAGGCCTGTGGCTTCTCAGGGTCCCAAGCACCAGTGGTGGCCTCCCCACATGCTTTCTCCAGGGCCCGCTACCTGCTGCCTGCCTGGGCCGTGGTGCTGTGGCTGTTCTGGTCACTCAGGCCTCACGCCTGGGGCCTCAAAGCCTCCCATTGGGCAGCAGCGGGTGGTCAGTCCTTGGGCATTTGGAGCCGGCCCGGGGGGCGGGGTAGGAGCGTGTGTCTGGGTTTTGGGAACCCCAGGGATGCTGACTTCTTAGTCGTTAGAATCCGCAGAGGCCAGTGCACCCAGAGGTTAGCACAGAGCCCGTGGGTCAGCCCTGGGACATGGTCCCCCTAGGGAAGAGGGTCCCAGGGCTGTTGGTGCCCAGATAGTGATTTCTCCGGGAGCCTGCCTGCTCTGGGGAAGGAGGCGGGAAGCTGAGCGCTGCCCGCGGAGGGTGGACAGGTGGCTCTGCTAAGCACCCCCAGCCCTAGGTGCTTCCCCGCCCACGCCCTTTCCCCCAGCACCCCGCACTGAGCCCCCCAGCGCAGCCTCTGCTGCCGGTCCCCACCCACGCCCCTGGGCCCGGTGGCCCCGACAGCCTGGATCCCAGCTGCCTGAGTAGCGCGGTGCTGCTGGGCGTCTGCCCCGTGAGGCTGGCGGTCCGGGTTTGGTCTCCAGTGTGCTCTGTGCACGCAGTAGGTGCTTAATCAGAGTACGCAGCTCTGAGTTGAATATGCTGGTGGTAAACTGAAGAGCGTGGTGCTGATCGGGGGTTCAGGGGCCCAGAGTCCAGGCCAATTATCTGTCAGCCCAGCCTTCGCAGAGGTCTGGGCGCTGGCGCCCCAGGGCTGGGTTGCACGTGCGTCTGGCCACCTTGAGGTCTGCACGGACATCTGCGTTGTGCTTCCATTTGTGGCTTCCACCTTCCCAGCATCCGCCCTTATCCCCACATTCCTTTCCCACCCCTGGGCACACAGTTCACAGCTGGTTCCATGTTTCAGGGGCTGCTTGGTTACCTAGGAGACGTAGCCAAGGTGACCTGCTTGGGGACTTTCTCCCTAGAGGCGGGAAGCGGAGTGGAGACTCTCCTGCGAGAGCAGGGGGTTATGTGCACGTGGGGTCGGGGGGGTTGGGACGGGGGATGGTAGATGGACTGGTGGGGGTGAATCGGGACGGCGTCCTTGCTGCTGCCTCACTCTGCGCTGGCAATGTCTCCAAGTGCTTGCAGCCTTCCAAGTGTTTAATTTTAGGAAGACTTTTGCAGACGAAGGGCCAGGGAAGACAAAGGGCCTGTGTGCAGTCGGTGAGAGCCCTGCTTCTTGCAGGGAATGCTCTGTATTGTAGCCTCAGATTAGAGCTTTTGTAGATCGTCTATTTAAAATGCTTTCAGACTGGTCCTTAAAGGTGAACCCTGCATTGAATCCTCTTGCAGTGGAACAGATCACAATAGGTTGCCTTCATCTGTCTGATATGCTTGGGTTTTGTGTGTTCATAAAGGTTACACCAGTGAATCCTTAAAGATTAAGATTTAAGACAAGGCTGAAGAGTTACTACCGTTTCCCTAAGTGACCAAGCTGGGGAGGTTTCGAGTGCATTTTATGTCACTGTGACATCTTTGGTGTTAGAAGCCAAGGGGAAGGGTTCTCCGGAGCCCCTTGGTCTTGACTGAGAGGTCATTTTAGCAAGCCTGTCACCATGTGCCAGCTTGTCTCACTTCCCTATTTCCATTCTCTgactttgttttaattctgtttttaaaagtatctCAAGCATTAAAAccattgttaaaaacaaaaaacagaaaacaacaaaaaaaacattgttaaaagatatacattttaaagaaggTAAAGGGTGAACTCTGATAAGTATAAAGTGTTCTcctgtcaaagattttatttaactcattaaggATGGAACTAATAAGATGTTACAGCTCTTTCAAAGGAGAATTCAAAAAACACACTCATACAGAAGTTTAggaatgctgaaatgaatttacAAGATACAGAATTGGTCAATATTTACAGGGCAATCAATAATCAAATGCATCTCTACTGGACACAATCTTCATTTCTAGGGGTAAGAATCATTTATCAGTTTTCCCCAACTTACAGGGTCATAAAATAGCTCCAAGACAACGAAAGGCAGAGATAACCTGGAAGGGGGCAGGacacccagacaggacaggacACCCAGTCTCATTTTATGCTCATATCGAagtctttcagaatttttcctGACACTTAAAAAACCCCTTATTATAAGTGCATAAGTAAACTTCCCCGGGCTGACTGTGGCTGTTGCCTGGAGGGGGTGATGGACCGCTGGCTTCCTCCTGGGTGGTGTCCTCCTGCAACTGTCCTGCTGGGTCTCCTCCCTGCTGCTCTTTGGGTAAAATAAAGCATGGCCCTCTCGCCCCACCTCACTGCTGCCTTTCCAGTTCATCCCATAACACTGGGTGAGTTGTAAGTAAAAGATGAGAAGGAAGTTGTGAGCCGCTGATGTGGCCTAAACTGCTGTTTATCTCCTGCATCGTCTCTCCTCCCAGCTGGCCTTGTTCTGATGCTTTTTAGGTGATGGGGGAGAGAACCAACACTGTCCCTGTTTCTAGGAATGTGCCTTTGAGCTGCCATGGAGGGCCCTTGATTGTTGGgttttgaactcttttttttttttttttttttttgtgttacgtgggcctctcactgttgtggcctctcccgttgcggagcacaggctccggacgcgcaggctcagcggccatggctcacgggcccagctgctccgtggcatgtgggatcctcccggaccggggcacaaacccacgtcccctgcatcggcaggtggactctcaaccactgcgccaccagggaagcccccttgagcTCATTTTTAAAACCAGAATCTCCCACCAGAACACTGACTGGTCACCTGGTCACAAATTTTTGTAAACCCCAGAATCTGTTCAGTTTGACCCTCTGGATCCTGGATTCTTGTCCACCAGCTAACTCAGGATATTTGGGAAGGGGCCGAACAGCTGAGGTCACCATTGCCTTGCCGTCCTGACGCGCACATACCTGGCTTTGTAGGGCTCCCAGGTCCCTGACGTCTGAGTTCCCGCTGGTGCCGCCTGCCTGCCCCTCAGTCCCTGACCCCAGGTGAGAACAGGAGGTACCCATGGTGGCTACTCAGAAGAAGTGGACGTCAACTGAATCCgagaatgtttcttttttttttccctctgattttttgtttttccctctcttctttcctgctCATTGCCTCAGCCGATCTGTTTCATCTGATCTGACGTGATTTTTCCAGAATAGATGAATAGGGAAAAATAATCCTGTTCTCTTTGGAAGTTCATTTAATCTTAGTCTGCCCACTAATttcctcaaataattttttttcatttattttaaaaacattttattgaagtatagttgatttacaatgttgtgatagtttcaggtgtacagcacagtgattcagttttatacatatatattcttttcatattcttttcccttataggttattacaagatattgagtttagttccctgtgctctacagtaggtccttgtttatctacattatatatagtagtgtgtatatgggaatcccaaattcctagtttttttaaatgacataagtAATACCCCAACAAGGGACCGTTCTGGGTTTGGCTGGGCTGACCTCTGCTGTCATTTGAAGGTCATGGAGGCGGAGCAGACCAAGACAAGGAGCGAGCTGGTGCACAAGGAGACGGCAGCCAGGTACAATGCGGCCATGGGCCGCATGCGGCAGCTGGAGAAGAAACTCAAGCGAGCTATCAACAAGTCCAAGTGAGCCTGGGCAAGCGGGTCCCTGGACTGCTGCTCGTTTCCTCTTCCTCATCTTCTCAACCTTTTCTGTGGCCTGCCCCACCAGAGCCCCCTGCCCAGGCTACCTGTAACCCCTCAGGGGTGGGGCTGCTCCGACCTGGGagcacaggaagaggaatttcaaGAGCAAACCATTAGCTGGCCcgtgggctggggctgggctttGGGAAACTCAGGGCGTGCCCTTGGCTCTGTGGCTGGTGGTGTGGATGAGGCCCTGTCCCTCATTACCTGTCAGCACAATGGGGTGAACTAGGTACATAATACACATCCTTGTAGACCAAGAGCTGATGAAGTGGAGCAAgactggtttcttttctttcttccttcttcccttcctcccttcctcctttccttccttcctcctttccttcctccctccctcccttccttccctttcttccttccttcctttttcttttttctttctttctttcttcttttctttccttttctctctctctctctctctctctctccccctccctctctctctccccctccctccctccctccctccctctctccttctctccctctctctctcacacactctcacactctctctctttctttctttctttcttttcacaggatatttatttcaaaagtttcttataatgttaccaagtccaagctcactctgttcaacacacgacaggccaataaatcaggagatgaggtgttgaggcaaggaatacgactttattcagaaaaccGGCAGACTGGGAAGATGGAGGACTGGTGTCCCCCAAAACCATCTttcggggtctggatgccagtttcttttatagaacagagagggggaggaagtgaggaagtaaaataaaaaggccaTTAGTTGTGCCTGGCTTGGCCAGcatcagggaggggatgtgttaatttcttcttttctgccgCCATTCTCAGGTGGGTagggtcagattgtctccctgtgagctgaacaaaggtacTTTAatattcaggcagaggggcagggtttcctgaggcaggccattatgtatgattataataacaaaagcaatgaaaagcaaaggttaaagtcaaagaaacagatccaacatggagtcagattttgcTCTTCCCTGTTATAATAATACCAAACACTAGGAACAGTTAATTTGTCCAACAATATAGTCTTTGGTTAAATAAGTCTTGACACTTCCAAACACTGGAATAGTTTAGAGCAGTTAAAATAATGACATAGATGCTGTCTTCATTAGTATATAAATATGTTcataatatttatatgtaataaagGTAGGCCATAAAACAGCACTGAAAGCACAGTTCATCTTATTACTGACACACACAGATGGGCccaaaggaattatttttttttaatgtatatattttttattcaagtatagttgatttacagtgttgggaAGACTGGTTTCAATGGAAGTTTTCTTCCGCTTTTCTCACTACCACTCCTATATGTTGTCATATGACAGTGATCTTGGGGACTAACCCCGGCTTCACTCACAGTTGCTGGGCCTCCAAGCAAAGAGATAGGACCTGGAATGGCCTAGACCCCACAGCCAGAGACAGACCCCGAGCTCATGGAGGGTGAAGGGCTCAAGAATAAAGTATTGTCAACTCCTCATGCTCAGACACCCGAGTTCCTGAAAGAGCCGGCGTCTTCCCGCTGACCCACAACCCACAACCCGTAGAATGTTGGCCTTTCTTGTCCTCTCTCTTGCCCGTGACCTGGCTGGGTCAGCACACTGTCCGGTCCCCCTAGTCCGGCACAGAATCCAAGAGGCCGACCTGAGCCCCTGTCCCTGTGGTGGCCCTGCTGTCCTCAGTGAGGGACGGTGgtgcctctcccttccctggatgAACTCAGCAGAGCCGGTGTGTGTTGAGGCAGCTTCTTCTCAGCCTCATCTGCTAGGCATCCctaggagaggaggctgggccacCTTAGCTGCTGGGCACACCCTATGTGGCCTTGAACAGCCCCCCCAGAGAGGACAGTGAGCCAGGGTTTGGGGCCCTGGGATACGTGTTCCTATGTGTGGGTTTCCCGTGTCTTGAGATAGGCCTTCTGGCAGCTTGGCCCTGGGGGAGTGTCTGTATCCGTCAGGCCCAGGAGCTGGGAGCACCCCCTTATCTCATGGCTCATCAGAGCTGAGTAAATGCTGGAGGATGGCCTGGCCAGCTGCAGCCACTGCCCCCTGGACACCCCATGGAGTTGTTTGGGGGCACTGCTATCATGCTCTTATAGGTTTCCTTCCTGTCTTCTACAGGCCTTACTTTGAACTCAAGGCGAAGTACTACATGCAGCTTGAGGTACGTGTGGCCTTTGGCTTTGAAGCAGATCGGAGTTTTCTGCCCTCAAAGCCCCCCTTTCTGTAGTGGGCTTTCAAATGGCCCCATGGCTGCCAGTGAGGGGGACACATTCTTGACCAAGTCTTCAGCCTTCAGAGTGGTCTTGCTGCGTCCTTAGTGCTCTCTGCCGCCCTCTGAACCTGCTTCAGTCACTTTCCATATTGTACTCGGTTAGTGGTTCTCAGCAGGGCCCGGGAGCTTTGCTGGCAGTGCAGATTCCCAGTCCCGCCCCAGACCGACTGAACAGAGGCTCTGCAGGCGGGGCCCAGCCATCTGGGTTTTAACACACCCTCCAGGGGGTCCTGATGCACCTCAAGTGTGAGGACCACAGCTCCCGAATCAGATGGCTGGAGTGTGGGACTTCTGTGGGAACTTGACTCCCACTGCTGCTTCCCTGATGGGCTTATTCCCAGGGGTTGCTCCTGGGTATAGAGCTCAAGTTGTCACCTGGCTGGGAGTTGCGGGGTGGTGGCTGCTCTCATATCTGCTGCGTGGAGAGCTGTGGAAGGGGATCAGGGCCCCAGTCGTGTCTTGAGGGTAGAGTGATGGGCGCAAATGTTTGAACCCGTCACTCAAGAGCATCGCCAGGCCGGCAGGGGTGGCCTCACTCACAGAGCCTTCCTTTCTCCCGAGCAGCAGCTGAAGAAGACGGTGGACGAACTGCAGGCCAAGCTGGCCCTGGCGAAGGGCGAGTACAAGACGGCCCTGAGGAACCTGGAGACGATTTCCGACGAGATCCACGAGCGGCGGCGCTCCAGCGCCATGGGGCCCCGTGGGTGCGGTGTCGGGGCCGAGGGGGGCAGCCCGGCTGCCGAGGACCTGTCGGGGCGCAAGCCCGAGCCTGACGCTGTTTCTGGTGAGTCAGGGGCACATGTGCAGCTAGTGCGGCCTGCTTCCTGGGGCCTCCCCCATTGGTGGGACACTGTGTTCACCAAGATGCTACTGAGCATCCTCAGAGTCAGGATTCTGTGGTTAGATATGTTTGGGAAATGTTACACGTTCACTCCTGACATTCCAAGTACGTGTTAGGGCAttgaaggctctgagaagtcccacaGGGAAGAAGAGTCGTCTGGAATAGGGACTTGGGAATCAGATTTGATTCAAGTCCTGACCTTCCCACTATGACTAGTACATGACATGGGCTAGGGTGTAACTTCCTGTCTGTTTCTTCCCCTGTAAAGCGGGGGGCACATGAAGGTCCCTGCCGTCCACTACAGAGAGCGGTCATCAGGATTAAATGAAGGAGCGCCGGCCTCCAGTGGTCACTGCACATGTGTCTGTCCTTGGGGACCTGTTTTCCAAGGACCACCCCTGGGAAATGGATACAGAGGGTTGTGGTGGCTCCCTCTATGTCAGTCCAGAAACCACCCCCCAGCACTGTCTCTGCCCACATCCTTCTCTGCCTTTTCTGTGGAATGATGGCCGTTGGCCCTTCCCCACACTCCGCCCTTGGGTGTTCCTTAATTCAGCCAATAAACATTTAAGTGCCAGGCCCCaggtaaaagaaaaggaaaactaattTGAGCAACCGTGATGTGAGTACTTTAGTATACATCATCTCATAAACCCTGTGTGGAGAAGAacatgaagctcagagaggttaagtaccttgACCAAGGCTACACAGCAAGTAGTGgagatgggatttgaactcagagctGAGCCCATTTTCTGTGCTCAGCATTACAGTACTTCTCGTGGATGATCATCTAAGGGATCCTACAGGCTGTTTttaaagcagagggaggaggaaaggggcgTGGGATCATGTGTGGGCTGAGGGGGAAATAGTTCAAAGCTGAGGCGGCTTTCAAACCGGGAGAATGACGTGTCTCTGGGCCTTGGTCATAATGGTCCACAAAACAAACGAGGCACAAGCTACAGAACACTGTAAGGGAACTGTGTTCTCCTGTGGCCAGTAGTGATCTAGCTGGGCTCCGAGCCACGTCTTTTATGAGATCACAGGTTACTCAGAAGATGGTCCCAGCAGACACTCCACGCAGGGCCGTCTCGTCCAGCAGCTTCTGCTGCCCATCCCGTGGAAGGAGGCAGCCCTGAAGCCTGGCTGGCTTGGTTCAGGGTGCGTTACGCAGGCCAGCCCTCTTCCTGTGCACGGGGGGATCTGTTTGGGGGACTGGGGTGGATAAAACCCCCGATCTGTGGCTGAATTCACCTTCCACCTTCAGGCAGTGTCTGGTGACGCTGACTTCTAGGGCAGGGCTGGAAAGTGTTGGTAAGGACACTGAGTATCCACGGGGTCCAGCGGCTTCCCTGCAAGGTGAAGGGATCCTGGGATCAGGTGGTTGGACCCTGCAGCTGCCAAGCCCTGTCTAGCTCCTGCCTGCAGTGGATGCATCTGGAGACGTGTAAGGAACTGGGTGGCTGTCTGTCAGGCCTGGGTGATGGCTGTTCTCTCTCCTCCTAGTGGCCTCCGAGGCCTTCGAAGATGACAACTGCAGCACCTTTGTGTCTGAAGATGATTCGGAGACCCAGTCCGTGTCCAGCTTCAGCTCGGGTCCCACGAGCCCGTCGGAGATGCCTGAGCAGTTCCCCGCAGCCGTGAGGCCCGGCAGCCTGGACCTGCCCAGCCCCATGTCCCTGTCGGAATTCGGGATGATGTTCCCGGTGCTGGGCCCCCGCAGTGAGTGCAGCGGGGCCTCCTCCCCCGAGTGCGAGGTGGAGCGAGGTGAGTTGAGCCCCCTGCTCGGGGGAGCCTGCCCCGGAGGCCGCGCTCAGGGCCTCGGTGCACGTGCTGTGGTGTGGCGGCCTGAGATGGCGCCCAGCTCCACTCCCAACCTGCTTCCTTCTGTATCTGCCATCACAACAGTCCTCTTGACAAGCACCTGCTAGAGAGGTTTCTGTTTCCCAGCTGTTACATGAGTGTGACAGATTTCACCTGCAAAGATGAGGGACATATACGGTTTCCCGCACAACGAAAGCAGCAGGCAGTCCTGTGATGGAAGCGCTTGTGTGATGCGCACAGTGGGGCCACACTGGGAGTCTGGAGGTTGAGCCGGCTGACGGACTGGGGCCCAGGGGACCCTTGGAATTGTCGGTACTCACCCCGTGATCTTTACGTTTCTACAGGAGACAGGGCGGAAGGGGCAGAGAATAAAGCAAGTGACAGAGCCAGCAACCATCGGGGTCTCGGCAGCAGCAGCGGTGACAGTGGCGAGAGCCCGAGCAGCACGTCCCCCGAGGGCCAGGCCTTGGAGGACAGGATGCGGCAGCTGTCCCTGCAGGGCTCGAAGGGCAGGGACAGGGTCATCGAGGACATAAACGTGGTGCAGATCGGCTGATTGAGCTGCGGCTCTGGCCCAAGCGCATATCAATATTTAGACATGAAACTGTATGGAGAACAATTGTGCCAATAATCATTTAATATATGCCAAATCCCAAGCATTGCCTCTAAACTGCACTaatgacgtttcagtgaacttgAGAGCTGAAGATGTTTCTTCTGGGTAAGAGCTCTCAGGCTGGTGTTTTTCAGCACAGAGTCGTTGCAGGTGGGCTGTGACCAGGCCCAAGGCCTTTGTGGAATGTCCCCTGTCAGTGCTGTGGAAGCAGTAACCAGTTCCCGGGGAAAAATCCCCGAGCCAGTAAAGGGGCCGGGGAGCTGAGCCCCAGCGGGCTCGACGGCTGGCTCGATTGGGGAAATGGCCTTGTTCTCTCCTTTGTATCCCAGGGGATCTAAAGGAAAACAGGTACACAAGACAAAACTCAAATATTCAGAAGGACACCTTTTTGACCCAatgaaggcttaaaaaaaaaaaatccaaggacacaattcattttcatcatctctgGTTTTCAGAGGGggcttttaaaaaagtgaatttgcTGGGACACCCATTAAAATCATCTTCTGTAAAAGGTCACCAAGAGCTGCACTTTTGGGGGTGGGAAAGGTGAATGCTGGTGTGGGGATGGGGGGCGGGACGAGGGCAGCAGGGGCCTGTCACAGAAGGGGGTTCATGGCTGTGGAAGAAAAGGTTCTACAGCGTAAACCTCATCCTACCGGCCCAGGGGACTTATTCTAAGAGAAGTGCATGGGGAATGGTTGCCAGTGTTGTTCTAGATTGACAAGGTGTTAATTTCTCTGTAGgctgtaactttaaaaataaaaaattatttaagggTTATGCTGCACTAGTATTTCTTAGAGGAAATTGTTCCTTACAGCTAGGAAAGGGAGGAGGCACATGTTGGCAAAGGCTGTTAAACAGAAGCAATGGTGTCTGTTATGCTAAGTGTAAGTGTTCTATTActgcttttcttgttttcatGGTTACACATATTTAGagcattgtattttatttgtccCTTTTTGTTAAGAAAACTTAGCgtttctaaaagaaagaaaagcaacccCATTGAAGTTGCCCATTAAGTCTGTCAAGCTTATATATTTGTCATTTGTGTAAATCCCTTCATACTgtcctgttttctccttttttaatgaCTGATACAGTATCTTAATTACAAGGTTATTTTGTACTTGTCTTAATACCTTGAGTGTAATAAAAATGGCTTAAGAAAATGTCTTTCTGTGACTTCAAATAAGAAATCCTGATGTTGCCTAAATCTTCCAGACAATCCTCTTGCCATAAGGAAGAGCATGGAATGCAGTGGTCATCTGTTCTTATCTTCAGTTAAGGTCCTGGATCTTAACAATTTAAGCCCTGATTACCAGGTTTGAATCAGAATTCCACTTCTGCTGCTACTAAAGCCGAGCAGTATGGAGACGCAGtggcaggaaaataaataaagatgaggTGCTTATGCTGGAGGCCTGGTTCTCCTGTCTGTGGCACCTGGGCATCTCCTAGGTCTCAGCCCCACAGGTTGATTAGTGACTCAGGTATACTTGAGCACTGAATTTCGAAACGCTCCCCAGTTGTTTCTATTCTCTTTCTATATTGGTCCAACCAAAATTAATCTTTACTTGTACATCGTGAGTTCTATTTAGAGCTCTGTTACA contains:
- the SH3BP5 gene encoding SH3 domain-binding protein 5 isoform X1; this translates as MDAAPKRSRPEEPAELQPPARDSEEEEEGMEPGLEEEEEVDPRIQGELEKLNQSTDDINRRETELEDIRQKFRSVLVEATVKLDELVKKIGKAVEDSKPYWEARRVARQAQLEAQRATQDFQRATEVLRAAKETISLAEQRLLEDDKRQFDSAWQEMLNHATQRVMEAEQTKTRSELVHKETAARYNAAMGRMRQLEKKLKRAINKSKPYFELKAKYYMQLEQLKKTVDELQAKLALAKGEYKTALRNLETISDEIHERRRSSAMGPRGCGVGAEGGSPAAEDLSGRKPEPDAVSVASEAFEDDNCSTFVSEDDSETQSVSSFSSGPTSPSEMPEQFPAAVRPGSLDLPSPMSLSEFGMMFPVLGPRSECSGASSPECEVERGDRAEGAENKASDRASNHRGLGSSSGDSGESPSSTSPEGQALEDRMRQLSLQGSKGRDRVIEDINVVQIG
- the SH3BP5 gene encoding SH3 domain-binding protein 5 isoform X2, with the translated sequence MLNHATQRVMEAEQTKTRSELVHKETAARYNAAMGRMRQLEKKLKRAINKSKPYFELKAKYYMQLEQLKKTVDELQAKLALAKGEYKTALRNLETISDEIHERRRSSAMGPRGCGVGAEGGSPAAEDLSGRKPEPDAVSVASEAFEDDNCSTFVSEDDSETQSVSSFSSGPTSPSEMPEQFPAAVRPGSLDLPSPMSLSEFGMMFPVLGPRSECSGASSPECEVERGDRAEGAENKASDRASNHRGLGSSSGDSGESPSSTSPEGQALEDRMRQLSLQGSKGRDRVIEDINVVQIG